From the Perognathus longimembris pacificus isolate PPM17 chromosome 9, ASM2315922v1, whole genome shotgun sequence genome, one window contains:
- the Sdhaf4 gene encoding succinate dehydrogenase assembly factor 4, mitochondrial — translation MAAAGLSGSLVRLWASAWSATESPLLYHSWRKMSSSQGIEPKPVSPSMKKPKVPVGRFDAPEDSHLEKEPLKKFPGDINPVTKEKGGPRGPEPTRYGDWERKGRCIDF, via the exons ATGGCGGCAGCTGGGCTCTCAGGGTCGCTGGTCCGCCTCTGGGCCTCCGCATGGAGCGCGACAG AGTCCCCGCTCCTGTATCATTCTTGGAGAAAAATGAGTTCTTCACAAGGAATAGAGCCGAAACCTGTCAGCCCATCCATGAAGAAGCCAAAGGTGCCAGTTGGCCGTTTTGATGCACCAGAAGATTCCCACTTAGAGAAAGAACCACTAAAAA AATTTCCAGGTGATATTAATCCAGTTACCAAAGAAAAAGGTGGACCCAGAGGCCCAGAACCTACTCGCTATGGAGATTGGGAGCGAAAAGGACGCTGTATTGATTTTTAA